In the Sphingobacteriales bacterium genome, one interval contains:
- a CDS encoding ATP-binding protein, with the protein MIRVAVTGPESTGKTFLAEKLSAHFNCPLVEEYARVYLEKLNRPYTYEDVGQIAIAQMKQEDDIILNRPDLLIADTELLVIKIWMEYKYGKTPDWLEPKIMERQYDLYLLCVPDIPWIYDPLREHPGLGDFFYQWFRKELSSRKFNFIEISGKEQERTDKAIRAVKSLISLEKP; encoded by the coding sequence ATGATACGTGTTGCAGTAACCGGACCTGAGTCAACAGGGAAAACCTTTCTGGCGGAGAAGCTTTCAGCACATTTTAACTGTCCGCTGGTCGAAGAATATGCAAGGGTTTACCTCGAAAAACTCAACCGTCCATATACTTATGAAGATGTCGGGCAGATTGCCATAGCCCAGATGAAGCAGGAGGACGACATCATTCTCAACCGGCCTGATTTACTGATAGCTGATACTGAGTTACTTGTGATTAAAATCTGGATGGAATACAAATACGGAAAAACCCCGGACTGGCTGGAACCTAAAATAATGGAGCGGCAGTACGATCTCTATCTCCTTTGTGTCCCTGACATTCCCTGGATTTATGATCCCTTGCGTGAGCATCCCGGATTGGGCGACTTTTTTTATCAATGGTTCAGAAAAGAGTTGTCGTCAAGGAAGTTTAATTTTATTGAGATCAGCGGGAAAGAGCAGGAAAGAACTGATAAAGCTATCCGGGCCGTAAAAAGTTTGATTTCATTGGAAAAGCCATAA
- a CDS encoding DUF1287 domain-containing protein yields MKKHTATFIFFAFSFYLVSGQTSFFDRLADSALVLTHQKVKYDPSYFQIKYPDGDIPADRGVCTDVIIRAYRKLGIDLQKEVHQDMVANFEKYPENWGLTKPDKNIDHRRVPNLMTFFSRKGIEKEISQDPKDYLPGDIVCWDLGGGITHIGLVSKVKSTDGRRYLIIHNIGNGQVIEDCLFSFKIIGHYRYKK; encoded by the coding sequence ATGAAAAAGCATACAGCAACCTTCATATTTTTTGCATTTTCTTTTTACTTGGTATCTGGGCAAACTTCTTTTTTTGACCGGCTTGCCGACTCTGCCCTGGTTTTAACTCACCAGAAAGTAAAATATGACCCTTCTTATTTTCAGATAAAATATCCGGACGGAGACATCCCTGCTGACAGGGGAGTCTGCACAGACGTAATCATCCGTGCCTACCGCAAACTCGGTATTGACCTGCAAAAAGAAGTACATCAGGACATGGTGGCAAACTTTGAAAAATATCCTGAAAATTGGGGATTGACAAAACCAGACAAAAATATTGACCATAGAAGAGTGCCTAACCTGATGACTTTTTTTTCAAGAAAAGGAATTGAAAAGGAAATTTCACAAGACCCGAAAGACTATCTGCCGGGAGATATTGTTTGTTGGGATTTAGGCGGAGGCATTACACATATCGGGCTGGTATCGAAGGTAAAATCAACCGATGGACGCAGATATTTAATCATCCATAACATAGGAAACGGACAAGTGATTGAAGATTGTCTTTTTAGCTTTAAAATCATCGGGCATTACCGTTATAAAAAATAA
- a CDS encoding nicotinamide mononucleotide transporter, producing MTSIVFDYLSENYLEIIAAIAGIAGVFLTAKEIIWCWPVALINVVLSAIVFYQSRLYQDAILQIFYFVMTIYGFYFWLKGGKENTAPPIRHITFSLSIVLLSIGIIFTFLSGWFFEHYTDASLPYLDATTTVWGIIGTFLMARKMIENWWLWIVIDLLCTGIYIYKHLFVFSFLYFFFTILAVYGLIEWQKKIKLQQS from the coding sequence ATGACCAGTATTGTTTTTGATTATTTATCAGAGAATTACCTTGAAATAATTGCCGCCATTGCTGGTATTGCCGGTGTCTTTCTGACTGCAAAGGAAATTATCTGGTGCTGGCCGGTTGCTTTGATTAATGTGGTTTTATCTGCCATTGTGTTTTATCAGTCAAGGCTTTATCAGGATGCAATTCTTCAGATTTTTTATTTTGTCATGACAATTTACGGCTTTTATTTCTGGTTGAAGGGGGGAAAAGAAAACACTGCTCCACCTATCAGGCATATCACTTTTAGCTTATCAATAGTCTTACTGAGCATTGGTATTATTTTCACCTTCTTGTCTGGTTGGTTTTTCGAACATTATACAGATGCTTCCCTGCCATATCTTGATGCCACCACTACCGTTTGGGGAATTATCGGCACCTTCCTGATGGCCAGAAAAATGATAGAAAACTGGTGGCTGTGGATTGTTATCGACCTGCTCTGTACCGGTATTTATATTTACAAACATCTGTTTGTTTTCAGCTTTCTTTACTTTTTCTTTACCATACTGGCTGTGTATGGACTAATCGAATGGCAGAAAAAAATTAAATTGCAGCAGTCATGA